In Carya illinoinensis cultivar Pawnee chromosome 16, C.illinoinensisPawnee_v1, whole genome shotgun sequence, a single window of DNA contains:
- the LOC122298626 gene encoding WUSCHEL-related homeobox 1-like isoform X1: protein MWMMGYSDDGEFNLPDSFNGRKLRPLIPRPLLSANNNSTTTPSCLSRLHGTDFFSQCHHLSMCLPAVAEPNKREYNTPPVVVSSRWNPTPEQLRALEELYRRGTRTPSAEQIQHITAQLRRHGKIEGKNVFYWFQNHKARERQKRRRQMELASDEHHCDIETLERKELGAGCRTVFEVEQTKNWAPYTNCSILAEESVSVQKAAKAAALAECRTDGWIQFDEGELQQRRNFVETNATLQMMQLSCCAPPTHLIYTPTLSAATSNTTTTTTKAPATVRTIDQKFIKTRDLNIFMAPYRESSLNLLDSVSNEEDSCGDSQTLQLFPLQSIRDVNDNNNDRETEISDSAMNANFTPFQFFEFLPLKN, encoded by the exons ATGTGGATGATGGGCTATAGTGATGATGGGGAGTTCAACCTTCCTGATTCATTCAATGGCCGGAAACTTCGGCCTCTCATCCCAAGGCCTTTGCTATCTGCCAACAACAATTCAACAACCACCCCGTCTTGCTTGAGCCGTCTTCATGGCACCGATTTTTTTTCACAATGTCACCATCTGAGTATGTGCTTGCCGg CTGTAGCGGAACCGAACAAGAGAGAGTACAATACTCCTCCGGTTGTAGTGAGCTCAAGGTGGAATCCGACACCGGAGCAGTTGAGGGCACTGGAGGAATTATATCGACGTGGGACGCGGACTCCTTCGGCCGAGCAAATTCAGCATATTACCGCACAGCTTCGAAGACACGGTAAGATTGAAGGGAAGAATGTTTTCTACTGGTTCCAAAATCACAAGGCGCGAGAGAGGCAGAAACGCCGTCGTCAAATGGAATTGGCTTCCGACGAACACCACTGCGATATTGAAACCTTAGAGAGGAAAGAATTAG GGGCAGGCTGCAGGACAGTCTTTGAAGTTGAACAGACCAAGAACTGGGCACCCTATACGAACTGCAGTATTCTGGCAGAG GAATCTGTTTCAGTACAAAAGGCAGCAAAAGCAGCAGCATTGGCAGAATGTAGGACAGATGGGTGGATCCAATTCGATGAAGGAGAATTACAGCAAAGAAGGAACTTTGTAGAAACGAATGCCACGTTGCAGATGATGCAGTTGTCTTGTTGTGCTCCTCCCACCCACCTCATTTACACCCCTACTTTATCTGCTGCTACTTCTAATACTACTACTACGACCACTAAGGCCCCAGCAACAGTAAGAACAATTGACCAAAAGTTCATTAAGACTCGTGACCTGAACATCTTTATGGCACCCTACAGAGAAAGTAGTCTTAACCTCTTGGACAGTGTCAGCAATGAAGAAGATAGCTGTGGGGATTCTCAAACCCTTCAACTGTTCCCTCTTCAGAGCATCAGGGATGTCAACGACAACAATAACGACAGAGAAACTGAGATATCGGATTCAGCCATGAATGCCAACTTCACACCTTTCCAGTTTTTTGAGTTCCTTCCATTGAAAAACTAA
- the LOC122298626 gene encoding WUSCHEL-related homeobox 1-like isoform X2 codes for MWMMGYSDDGEFNLPDSFNGRKLRPLIPRPLLSANNNSTTTPSCLSRLHGTDFFSQCHHLTVAEPNKREYNTPPVVVSSRWNPTPEQLRALEELYRRGTRTPSAEQIQHITAQLRRHGKIEGKNVFYWFQNHKARERQKRRRQMELASDEHHCDIETLERKELGAGCRTVFEVEQTKNWAPYTNCSILAEESVSVQKAAKAAALAECRTDGWIQFDEGELQQRRNFVETNATLQMMQLSCCAPPTHLIYTPTLSAATSNTTTTTTKAPATVRTIDQKFIKTRDLNIFMAPYRESSLNLLDSVSNEEDSCGDSQTLQLFPLQSIRDVNDNNNDRETEISDSAMNANFTPFQFFEFLPLKN; via the exons ATGTGGATGATGGGCTATAGTGATGATGGGGAGTTCAACCTTCCTGATTCATTCAATGGCCGGAAACTTCGGCCTCTCATCCCAAGGCCTTTGCTATCTGCCAACAACAATTCAACAACCACCCCGTCTTGCTTGAGCCGTCTTCATGGCACCGATTTTTTTTCACAATGTCACCATCTGA CTGTAGCGGAACCGAACAAGAGAGAGTACAATACTCCTCCGGTTGTAGTGAGCTCAAGGTGGAATCCGACACCGGAGCAGTTGAGGGCACTGGAGGAATTATATCGACGTGGGACGCGGACTCCTTCGGCCGAGCAAATTCAGCATATTACCGCACAGCTTCGAAGACACGGTAAGATTGAAGGGAAGAATGTTTTCTACTGGTTCCAAAATCACAAGGCGCGAGAGAGGCAGAAACGCCGTCGTCAAATGGAATTGGCTTCCGACGAACACCACTGCGATATTGAAACCTTAGAGAGGAAAGAATTAG GGGCAGGCTGCAGGACAGTCTTTGAAGTTGAACAGACCAAGAACTGGGCACCCTATACGAACTGCAGTATTCTGGCAGAG GAATCTGTTTCAGTACAAAAGGCAGCAAAAGCAGCAGCATTGGCAGAATGTAGGACAGATGGGTGGATCCAATTCGATGAAGGAGAATTACAGCAAAGAAGGAACTTTGTAGAAACGAATGCCACGTTGCAGATGATGCAGTTGTCTTGTTGTGCTCCTCCCACCCACCTCATTTACACCCCTACTTTATCTGCTGCTACTTCTAATACTACTACTACGACCACTAAGGCCCCAGCAACAGTAAGAACAATTGACCAAAAGTTCATTAAGACTCGTGACCTGAACATCTTTATGGCACCCTACAGAGAAAGTAGTCTTAACCTCTTGGACAGTGTCAGCAATGAAGAAGATAGCTGTGGGGATTCTCAAACCCTTCAACTGTTCCCTCTTCAGAGCATCAGGGATGTCAACGACAACAATAACGACAGAGAAACTGAGATATCGGATTCAGCCATGAATGCCAACTTCACACCTTTCCAGTTTTTTGAGTTCCTTCCATTGAAAAACTAA